A region of the Phaseolus vulgaris cultivar G19833 chromosome 11, P. vulgaris v2.0, whole genome shotgun sequence genome:
agATAGATGAGAAATAGTTTGTACGGTTGTGTATAGAAATACGTATAGAAGTGTGTGTAGGGGAAGAAGGAGATTGGCGCCATCGTAGTTATTGTAGTATCTATTGTTGTTAATTTGTGGGGCAAGAGAAAAGGACCCAAAATGTTCCATGGATAATTGGGCCACTTGGCCCACCAGTACTTCAATGGAGGAAACTAATCAAGGTTTTCGTCAATGCCACTTTACAACTGAAAACCAGTGCCAAAAGTTGTGAAAATTCGATTATatatactttaaatttaaaataaaatataattttttaataaaaattgaaaacagtatTGTTCTTACAGCAGGGACCAAGAACACTCGAAATAGGTTAACAAGACTAATCCTTCAATCTTGGGTTGAATACTATCTTGGGCTGGGTACTTGATTTCTCTCCTCGATGGGAACTCTtggcttctcctctcggctggtgctcttggcttctcctctcggctggtgctctcggctggtgctctcggctggtgctctcggcttctcctcacaagaggtggggggtacctgcaagtcgctctgatgccaaagtcagaaaaggtttaatattcatcagataaaatcactcttacctttttcttactctggacttctatttatagggttttcttaatgggcttttctccttttctgtTGGACTTTCTctttacacctttttattatttacacacCCCTCCTGTAGGTTTTAAACTTAATTGGGTTTCATTTTTATAGTagtacttatattttattttattctttaatgtatatctttttcactctcggtttaaacctctcggttttaaccTTATCTCCCCTTGTTTACTTAATGTTGTTCTCGgcctaaacctctcggttttagcctaccagtacactagcccccgagacagaaatattttattttaagtttaaacaaatatttgtgtcttaatataatataataattttgacatttgatttgatttgatatggAACGCTTTGGTTTCTGCGCTTTATTTTGCTCAGTTTACATGACTTGACAGGAACTTGCCATTTTGACCGTTAGATgacatatttttgaatggtgCCACATTGTTTATAACGTTTGAAATTCTAGGGTTTTCTCTGGGCTATAAATAGGTTTGCCATTGGGTTTTTTATGATTGTGTGAGCTTTGTTGCTGTTGAGAAGGAAGCATATTGTTAATCTTCGTTCAATTCTTGCGAAGGTAATGTCTCTTTCAAGTTCTTCTACTACTGATGAATTTTCAAGCGCGGGTGGTGAATCAACTGGCCGAGTGGTTCGAGAAGAAGTTCCTCCTGAGTCGAAATCTTCATCTGCTACTCCATCTTGTATGAATGATTCAAGTGGAGCTCCTGCTGTTGATATTCCTCAAGAATTTGAATTTATCGTGCCCCAGAAAAACCTTCGTCCTGGTTATCAATGGGTTAATCCTAAAGTCCGAGAGTATTTCTCGAAGTATCGTTCTGCTAACGAACTTCGGAGTTTTCTTTCCCgttctcaaatttattattctgatattgaaaatgatatCATTTCATTTCGGCGTGTTGGAGATGTTGATAATGTGTGTCATGGCCGAGAAGGTGATagctatgaatttttttatttttatgcttgctTTTTCAGAGATCTTCATATTTGATTGCCTTTGAACAATTTTCAAATGGGcgttcttaattttcttaatgtTGCTCCTACTCAGCTTCATCCTAATGGTTGGGCTGCTTGGGCTACGATGCAAGCATTCagtattttgtgtaaattattgTCACTTTCTCCTAGTCCCTCTGCGTTTCTATACTATTATAGTTCTCGGCCTGGTAAACGGCCGGGGTGGCTATCCCTTATTAGCAAATCCAACGTGTGTTTTCTTAAGCCTTTTACGTCGTCGTATAAGGATTTTAAGggaagttttttcaaaattctaatagAGCCAATAGGAAGAGAATACTTCTTTAATGGAAATTCTCCAAAATTTCCTCTATATTGGACGAAAGATCCTGTGAAGTTTAACTCAATATCCTTTCATTCGATGGGTGTGGCCGATCGTCATGTTATTGAAGTTTTTAGTCGTTTCTCGTACCAAGTTCCCACTCGTGCCTTGCTACAGTTGTATACTTCATCACATCCTCGAGAAGATCTTACTGGTACGTGGTTGTTCCgcattttcttgctttttagGATGAGTTTTTTAACtttgctaaattttttattgattttcagctCTGATGGCAAGCACTAATCCGAAAGCTCGATCTTACTTTTCGAAATTGCTGAACAAAGTGGGTGATGTAACTCCCCGACGTGAGAATGTGGTAAATCCTGTTGTGGAAGTAGAAACCGTGGAACCTGTTGCTAATGTTGACGTGGTGGAACCGACAAGTAATGTCGATGTTGCTGGTCCTtcgaagaaatcaaagaaacgaGATAGGAGTAGCAAGAGGTCACATTCGTCTTCTCGGCGCCATCGCCATAGTGAAAATGTTTCATCTGAACCTCTTCCTGAGACGATTTTTAGTGCTACGACTAAGTATGCAAAGTTTGTTCAAACATCTTTTAGTGAATCATCTTACAATATGCTGAAAAATATGGATGCTGCTTCATTAGCAGATTCTGTTATTGAATTGTCAAGTAGAAATCTTTTGATTGGAAAAATGATGAAAGAGAAGAATGGGAACTGCGTGTCGTTatctgaatttgaaaaattgaaGAATGATCTTGCTGAGTATAAGGAAAGGATGAACTCTTTATCTTTAGAGttagaaaagatgaaaaaacagaaaaaggaaCAAGAAATCGAGAATGAAGGTGTTGGAAAAGAAATTTCTGATTTGAAGAATGAAAATCTGAAATCTAGCGCAAAGAATGCTCAATTGTTCAAGGAGAATCAACTTCTGCGAATGAATCCGACAAGAACACCATCAAACTTATGGATGAGGAGATTAATCAGCTAAGGACTAATGTTTTTGAAGCCGaaagttttatatttgaatagCACAAACTTGGCTTTGAGAAGGCTCTTCAACAAGCAAAATACTTTTATAAGATTCCTATTGATGAAGGTAATTTTGATGTTAAGAAGGACTTTTATAATGGTGAGCTAGTTCCTGCTAATGAGATTCCGGATAATGATGCTGAAGATATTAATATCGAAAATTAGGTATAGGGTTTTAAGTTTTATAGTTTGTCGGTTACCTCTCGGTTACTTGCTGAAAAGTACAATTGTTTTGGAATGCTGGGTTTGTTGGATGTTTGCATTCATGATGTAATTCCTTTTTGGGAACTTTgttaatataaatgtttaagCTTTTGTGGTTATCATCGTAATTTTATCCTTTATATTATGTTGTCTGGTTAAAATTTTCTTTCGGTTATAATCGTTGTGAGACTTGTTAGTTTTCGGTTTCATTATGTTGAAAGCGTTAAAAATGTTAGAATTGTTTGAGCTCACCTCTCGGTTTTAATGATCATTAGTTTAAACATGACATTCAGTTAGAGCATGAAGATATTGACAATGTTATAACCTGGACCTTTCGGTTTTTTAAGCGTGATATTTCGGATTATAATCATTTAACATTAAAGGCCTTTCGGTGTTTAACCCAATATTGACCCCTTgggttatttattttaaatttaaaacattcatttgttaataaaattgtTACCGGGTTCTTTCGATTGGGatttaaaaaagtatattaCCCCGTGATTATCGCATTGGATTATTTGATTTCGGTTTTATCGTATTGGATTATTTGCTTTCGGTTTTATCGCACAagcattttttatcttttaaattgtgAAGTATAAAGTTATTAATCAGAAACCTTTAATTTATTAAGGTTGATTCATAATTGATACATGATTGATTGGAATATGCAATTGTCGGTTTAGCAATGTATTTTGAATGAGTAGCTTTCGGTTTTTCGAATTGTAAAGTTACTGTTTTAGACCTGGCGTTTTTTGAAGGTGTAAAGATCATGTATCTTTTAACTCTGATCTTTCGGTTTTCGTTTGAGATAAAACGTTTAAGATTGACAGTTTTAAAGGAAGATTCTGATGGCAGGGATTTCATCTGATTTGAAGGCTTTCAAAAGTGAGAAGTATATTTATGTTtgttcgggagggatttcacctgaagtgaaagcatccaagccCAAAAAAGTTATGTAAATCAACTCTCGGGTGGGATTTCACCTGAAATGAAAGCATCCAAACCCAAAGAAATTGTGTAAATCTATTCTCGGGTGGGATTTCACCTGAAATGAAAGCATCCAAGCCCAAAGAAGTTATGTAAATCTATTCTCGGGTGGGATTTCACCTGAAATGAAAGCATCCAAGGCCGAGAAACGAAGAATGAATATGTACATAATGGAAGATAACAAGACGGATTGTTTCTTGAGAATTCTTCTTCATTATATGATAAATAATTACATAGTCTTCTTTTTACAtctattttaactaaaataaaattttagatgaCTTGCATTCCAGGTTCTCGGTATCACTTTCTCTTCCAAAGTTTCTAATCTATAAGCTCCATTTTGTAAGTTTTCTAGCACCCTAAAAGGACCTTCCCAATTGGATGCCAACTTTCCATGTCGTGGATCCTTTCGAGCATCAGTTCGCATTCTCCATACCAGATCACCTTCTTTAAAAGCCCTAAATTTTACTTTTGCATTAAATCTCTTCATTGCTCTTCGTTTGACTGTAGTCtcctttatttttgctttttctCTAAGTTCTTCAATAAGATCAAGATCGGTTCTCAGACACTCATTGTTGATATTCTAGTCTTCCATTTGTCTTCTTAATGTGGGTTCATTAACTTCTACTGGTAACATTGCATCTGTTCCGTAAGTGAGATTGAACGGTGTTTCTCCAGTTGATGTTTGCGGTGTGCAACGATATGCCCATAAGATCTCCGGTAATTTCTCTGCCCATAATCCTTTAGCAGTCCCCAACCTCTTTTTTAATTGTCCAAGAATAACCTTGTTTGCGGCTTCGGCTTGTCCATTCGTTTGCGGATGTTCAACTGAAGTGGTTGTGGGCTTGATTCCCAAATCTGCATAaaattccataagttttttgtCAATGAATTGTCGGCCATTGTCACTTACAATAGTATGTGGGATTCCGAAtcgacatattatatttttccatacaaaCGTTTGGACTTGCTGTGCCGTTATCTTTGTCAATGCCTCTGCTTCTATCCATTTTGTAAAGTAGTCTATAGCTACTATCATGAATTTTGTTTGGCCTCGTCCAAGTGGGAATGAGCCAAGTATATCAATTCCCCATTTTGCAAATGGCCATGGAGATATAATTTCTTGCAACTCCTGCGCTGGGATATGATTTAAGCTCccaaactcttggcattttCTACATGTTTTGACATAAACTTCACAATCCTCTCGGATtgttggccaataataaccaGCTCTGCAAACCTTTTTTGCCATTGTTCGAGCTCCGCAATGCAGTCCACAAATTCCTTCATGAAGTTCTTTGACCACATATTCTGCTTGTTCTTTGGTCAAACATTTTAACAGGGGCATGGAATATCCCCTTTTATATAGCTCATCACCGATTAGAATGAAACTAGCGACTTTCTTTGCTGTTTTGGCATCCGGCTCAACACCTTGCTCCTGGGTCTTTATGATTTCAATGTATGTTTTTATCCAGTCATCTTTGGATGTTATAATATTGAAGCATTCGTCCAGACTAACTGTCGGATGACTGAGGGTTTGTTGTATGACGGAATTGTGTTGCACTTGCCTTTGTTGGCTTGCTAACTTAGACAATGAATCTGCTTTCATATTCAATTCTCTTGGAATATATTTCATCTCGGCTTTGTTAAAACATTGCATAATATTTAAGACTTTatgataatatttcattaacaaAGGGTCTTTTACCTGATACTCCCCGTGCACTTGTAACACCGATAGCTGTGAATCAGTTTTGCAAATGACATTTTCCACTCCCATGTCTCTGGCTAATAACAATCCTGCAATAAGAGCTTCATATTCGGCCTGGTTGTTGGATGTTTTGAACTCGAATCTTAGCGCCATCTCTACTTGGAAATTATCTGGTCCTTCAAGTACTATTCCTGCTCCGCTTCCTCTTTTGCTTGACGCGCCATCTACATACAAAGTCCACTGGTCCTGTTGTGCTGATGTTGGCATCTGAATGATAAAGTCTGCAAGAGATTGGGCTTTGATTGGTCCTCTTGGTTCGTATTTGATTCCATACTCCGAAAGCTCCATTGACCATGTCACCATTCGACCTGCAAGCTctggtttttttaaaattttagatattggAAAATTTGTCCTCACAATTATCTGATGATTCTGAAAGTATGGTCGAAGGCGTCTTGCAGCATACACTAATGTTAGGGCAATTCTCTCAACTTTGGGATATCTGGTTTCGGCATTTTGTAGGGTTCTACTCACAAAATATATCGGTTTCTGCTCTGGGTTTTCTTGGATTAAAGCAGCTCCTATTGCTTCATTTGAAGTGGCTAAGTAGACTATGATGGGTTGATTGGGTACAGGTTTTACTAAGATTGGAGGTTCAGCCACCATGCTTTTTATTTGAGATAAAGCTTGCTCACATTGTTCACTCCACACAAAGTTTTCAGATTTTTTCAACAAGTTTATAATCAGTTTGGTTTTCTCAGCCAATATTGGCAGAAATCTTGATAATGAATTCAGCTTTCCTACTAGCCTTTGTACTTCTTTTAGGTTTTTCGGTCTTCCCATCTGCATGATTGCCTCACATTTATCAGGATTGGCTTCGATTCCTCTGTTTGTCAACATGAATCCCAAAAATTTTCCTCCTCTGACGCTGAAAACGCATTTTTCTGGATTAAGACGAATATTGTACTTTCTTATTTGAGCAAACACTTCTTCAAGATCTTCCAGGTGTTTCTGTATCTCACTTGATTTAACGACCATGTCATCAACGTACACTTCTAGGTTTTTTCCAATCTGTTCTTTAAACACTttgtccatcaatctttggtatgTTGCTCCAGCATTCTTCAAGCCGAAAGGCATgactttataacaataatttgcAACATCAGTGGTGAAAGCTGTTTTCGGGATATCAGGTGCATACATCTGTATTTGATTATACCCCGAATAAGCATCAAGAAAACTCATCATCTCTTGGCCAGATGCCGCATCAACTAGTCGGTCTATGTTAGGCAATGGATATGTGtcttttgggcaagctttgttcaaatCGGTGTAATCTGTACACATTCTCCATTGTCCATTTGGTTTTTTGACGAGTACCACATTAGACAACCACGTAGTATACTTAGCTTCTCGGATAAAACCAGCTTGTATTAATTTTTGAGTTTCTTCAATTGCTGCCTGTCGTCGTTCTTCTCCTAACTTTCTTCGTTTTTGAGATACCGGCTTTGCTTCCCGGCAAACAGATAATTTGTGACACATTACCTCTGGATCAATTCCAGGAATATCAGACGGCTGCCAGGCAAATAAATCCTTATTGCTACGCAACAGTGTGATAAGTTTGCTAAGCAATTCATCAGGCATACTTCCACTTATATAAGTGCACTGTCTGTCGTCTTGGCCTAACACTACTgctgttgtttcttctttaggCTCCAGCCTTTCCTCATTCTATCTGGGATCCAAGTCCACCATGGCTACTATTTTTTCAGCATCTCTATCCATCTTCAAATTCATTTTTAGACCTGCCGCATAACACTCCCGGGCATCTCTTTGATTGACATAAACTGTCGCTATCTCTCCTTTTTCTATTGGGAATTTCATGGCCAAATGCGGTGTTGACACGATTGCTCCTAACTTATTTAAGGAAGATCGTCCTAGCAACACATTGTATGAAGTGGATGCATCCACCACCAGATATcggattttaatttttctaattttgctACCTCTTCCAAATGTTGTTACCAAATCAACATATCCCTTTGTGTTAACTCTTTCGCCTGAAAAGCCAATGATTTGCTCTCGGAAAGGCACTATGTCTTCTTCTCTCAAATGCAACCTTTTAAACGTATCCCAGAACAAGATATCAACCGAACTACCTTGATCAACCAGGGTCTTCATGACAGCATATTCGGCTATTTCAACCGTGATCACCATAGGATCATCATGATCTGGATCGATTTCTTGAAAGTCTTCGTCTGTGAAAAGCATTGGTGGTAAAGTTCTTCTTTTAAAAACATGATTAACAGCCCTGATATTTCTCCAATGTTGCTTTCGTGCAGATGAGGATTCCTTCCCAGAAAAACCTCCTGAGATCGTATTTATAAACCCCCTAACCGGCCTTCCCAAACTTCGCTCTCTGCTTCGTCTTACTGACTGGGTGTTTTGATAGATTCTATCTCCTCTTTCGTCTGGCCTTCCAATCCTTCTTTCATCTCTTTTTTCCACTCGTTTATTTTCTCTCCTTTCAAACCTTTCAACCCTTCTTTCACCCAGCTCTCGCCCTCTCACATCTCTCTCAGGACTCAACCATGCTCTTGCGTTTCCCCTTTGAACAAAACGTTTTAACTGCCCGGCATGAATCAACTCTTCTATTTTGTCTTTCAACCCAATACATTCTTCTGTATGATGACCAAGATTTTTATGATATTCACAATGTTTGGTGCGGTCTGCCCTTTCTGGTGTTCTTGCTTTTCTTGGTGATGGTATTATTTCGGCTGTCATGGCTTCCTGTAAAATTCTTGCTCTGTTTGTATTTAGAGGTGTGTATTGCTGGAACTTTCGACTTCTGAACTCTTCTCTGGCTCTTCTTGCAACAGGTGGGTGTTCTCTTTCTATCACCCTCTTCTCACCTCCATCAACCCTTACTTGGTTTCGAAACTCCCTTAATTCTTCcatttgcataaattttgatGCTCGTTGCCTTAGTTCATCCAAATTGATCTCAGGTTTCTTGCAAAGACTATCGGCAAATGGTCTCGGTTTTAATGCCGTTATCATATGATGCATGGTAACCTCTGGGCTAAGATTTCGGATTCCCAAAGCAACCTTTCCAAAACGTTCcatgaacattcttaaggaCTCTCCTTTCTCTTGTCTTATGTTCACTAAGGCGATTGACGTTAAATGATGAGGACGACTAGTTGCAAATTGAGCGCCGAACTTTTCTATCAACGTATCAAAACAATCTATACTCAAAGGTGGGAGGCGTGTAAACCAGCTCAATGCTGCCCCTTTCAGAGTTGTAGGAAATACTCTGCACATAACAGCATCATtccatgtatacaagctgaTTTGAGTAGTATATATTGCAATATGCTCATCAGGGTCCGTACTCCCATCATATTTGTCAATGGTCAAGTTCTTCCAATTGTCAGGCAACGGAGTATCAATTATAACATCATAAAATGGATGTTTTCTAGAAGATGTCCCTGCACAAACCCCAGAGCTTTCAAAGCCATCTTCTTCTGGTTTGGGAACTTTCGTTGTGATATAGCCTTTCATTCACTTGTATCCCAGGTTGAACAGTTTCGAAAGATGAATTCAAAACCGTTTCCTCTTGTAACTTTCTCCTCATGTGTGCGTTTTCGGCTCTCAACATACTcaattcttcttcattattcttttttaacatctcgaattctttttgtaattggACCAACATTGCCATTGGCATGTTAACATTGTCTTCCCGATCTCCACCTTGTTCTCCTCCTTGACTCATCTTGTCTTTAACCCTTCTCAATTgaccctcggccccacggtgggcgccaaaatgttcttacaggAGGGACCAAGAACACTCGAAATAGGTTAACAAGACTAATCCTTCAATCTTGGGCTGAATACTATCTTGGGCTGGGTACTTGATTTCTCTCCTCGATGGGAACTCTtggcttctcctctcggctggtgctctcggcttctcctcacaacaggtggggggtacctgcaagtcgctccgatgccaaagtcagaaaaggtttaatattcatcagataaaatcactcttacctttttcttacTCTGGACTTCTATTTATAGGGTTTCCTTAATgggcttttctccttttctgtTGGACTTTCTctttacacctttttattatttacacacCCCTCTTGTAGGTTTTAAACTTAATTGGGTTTCATTTTTATAGTagtacttatattttattttattctttaatgtatatctttttcactctcggtTTAAACCCCTCGGTTTTAACCTTATCCCCCCTTGTTTACTTAATGTTGTTCTCGgcctaaacctctcggttttagcctaCCAGTACAAGTATTTTAGTTGAAAAAAATCTATATATAACTATTAAAATTAGTAATTTTCTAACAtctatttacatatatataataaaattcaagataggatatatttataaatttattttaataatttttctaaaatttatttataccaATGCTATAAAAAATCAAACCTGTCTTGAGCCACGTGAActgatttatttaaataaaacatatatgtaagatataatatatatatatatatatatataaactaaatttatcTCTTGTTAGATTAAAATACTTAAGTTAAAGAAGGGATGAATTCAACGGTCTCAAACCTTTAAAAACTTAGAATGATTAATCAATTGATTACGGAATTTGATTGATTTTAAATCAATGAACTAAAACAAAACcagaaaaatataaagaaatgaaTTTAAAAGAGAGAATGAAACGGACAGAAATAACATATGATTTTATACTGATTTCCTCTATCCAATAGTTACATATAATTGTTCAATCATAtcaaattcattattattaGAGTTATCAAA
Encoded here:
- the LOC137835504 gene encoding uncharacterized protein produces the protein MKGYITTKVPKPEEDGFESSGVCAGTSSRKHPFYDVIIDTPLPDNWKNLTIDKYDGSTDPDEHIAIYTTQISLYTWNDAVMCRVFPTTLKGAALSWFTRLPPLSIDCFDTLIEKFGAQFATSRPHHLTSIALVNIRQEKGESLRMFMERFGKVALGIRNLSPEVTMHHMITALKPRPFADSLCKKPEINLDELRQRASKFMQMEELREFRNQVRVDGGEKRVIEREHPPVARRAREEFRSRKFQQYTPLNTNRARILQEAMTAEIIPSPRKARTPERADRTKHCEYHKNLGHHTEECIGLKDKIEELIHAGQLKRFVQRGNARAWLSPERDVRGRELGERRVERFERRENKRVEKRDERRIGRPDERGDRIYQNTQSVRRSRERSLGRPVRGFINTISGGFSGKESSSARKQHWRNIRAVNHVFKRRTLPPMLFTDEDFQEIDPDHDDPMVITVEIAEYAVMKTLVDQGSSVDILFWDTFKRLHLREEDIVPFREQIIGFSGERVNTKGYVDLVTTFGRGSKIRKIKIRYLVVDASTSYNVLLGRSSLNKLGAIVSTPHLAMKFPIEKGEIATVYVNQRDARECYAAGLKMNLKMDRDAEKIVAMVDLDPR
- the LOC137835488 gene encoding uncharacterized protein, which encodes MSLSSSSTTDEFSSAGGESTGRVVREEVPPESKSSSATPSCMNDSSGAPAVDIPQEFEFIVPQKNLRPGYQWVNPKVREYFSKYRSANELRSFLSRSQIYYSDIENDIISFRRVGDVDNLHPNGWAAWATMQAFSILCKLLSLSPSPSAFLYYYSSRPGKRPGWLSLISKSNVCFLKPFTSSYKDFKGSFFKILIEPIGREYFFNGNSPKFPLYWTKDPVKFNSISFHSMGVADRHVIEVFSRFSYQVPTRALLQLYTSSHPREDLTALMASTNPKARSYFSKLLNKVGDVTPRRENVVNPVVEVETVEPVANVDVVEPTSNVDVAGPSKKSKKRDRSSKRSHSSSRRHRHSENVSSEPLPETIFSATTKYAKFVQTSFSESSYNMLKNMDAASLADSVIELSSRNLLIGKMMKEKNGNCVSLSEFEKLKNDLAEYKERMNSLSLELEKMKKQKKEQEIENEGVGKEISDLKNENLKSSAKNAQLFKENQLLRMNPTRTPSNLWMRRLIS